A single genomic interval of Drosophila virilis strain 15010-1051.87 chromosome 2, Dvir_AGI_RSII-ME, whole genome shotgun sequence harbors:
- the LOC26531142 gene encoding uncharacterized protein isoform X1: MFSNYWPQLKPPKKRLAKNLGAMDTLLMHGDRIAALIVINGRRRVATIDTGSTRSIISADIASQIKTDSNHLKVGVKILLADGSNTNVSQAMAVEILLGQTRTYIVTLVMPNVMDDVLLGLDFLRRTRAVLHVGPNHLCLFPLPFERRSWQAGDRIESRPNAMDLAKKRAVSWLALEETIPKDNSYKRMVQNKASIATWDSSSICETPAEEDWVVAPTDWWVTTPDRRLPSMLIEFVLNHIEMGGIQRRRFRRQVDGSVFRVCISAAGRVIIYPR; encoded by the exons ATGTT CTCAAACTATTGGCCCCAACTGAAGCCTCCGAAAAAACGCCTAGCAAAAAATCTAGGAGCTATGGACACCCTGCTAATGCATGGAGATCGAATCGCAGCGCTGATTGTCATAAATGGACGCCGTCGTGTTGCCACGATAGACACGGGATCGACACGAAGCATTATCAGCGCGGACATCGCCAGTCAGATCAAAACAGATTCGAATCATCTAAAGGTTGGAGTTAAAATTCTCCTAGCTGACGGTTCAAATACAAACGTATCGCAGGCGATGGCAGTGGAGATACTGCTGGGACAAACACGCACGTATATTGTGACGCTGGTGATGCCCAACGTGATGGACGACGTTCTTTTAGGCTTGGATTTCTTGCGTCGGACCAGAGCGGTGCTTCATGTCGGCCCAAACCATCTGTGTTTGTTTCCGTTGCCATTTGAACGTAGGTCTTGGCAGGCAGGCGACAGAATCGAGTCTCGTCCAAATGCAATGGATCTGGCAAAAAAAAGAGCCGTCAGCTGGTTGGCACTAGAGGAGACGATTCCCAAGGACAATAGTTACAAGCGCATGGTACAGAATAAGGCATCAATCGCGACATGGGACAGCAGTTCCATCTGCGAAACACCTGCAGAGGAGGATTGGGTGGTAGCACCCACAGATTGGTGGGTAACCACACCGGACCGACGCCTCCCATCGATGCTAATCGAATTCGTTCTCAACCATATCGAAATGGGTGGAATTCAACGCAGACGTTTTAGGCGACAAGTGGATGGCAGCGTATTTCGCGTATGTATCTCTGCCGCCGGCAGGGTAATCATTTATCCTCGTTAG
- the LOC26531142 gene encoding uncharacterized protein isoform X2, producing the protein MDTLLMHGDRIAALIVINGRRRVATIDTGSTRSIISADIASQIKTDSNHLKVGVKILLADGSNTNVSQAMAVEILLGQTRTYIVTLVMPNVMDDVLLGLDFLRRTRAVLHVGPNHLCLFPLPFERRSWQAGDRIESRPNAMDLAKKRAVSWLALEETIPKDNSYKRMVQNKASIATWDSSSICETPAEEDWVVAPTDWWVTTPDRRLPSMLIEFVLNHIEMGGIQRRRFRRQVDGSVFRVCISAAGRVIIYPR; encoded by the coding sequence ATGGACACCCTGCTAATGCATGGAGATCGAATCGCAGCGCTGATTGTCATAAATGGACGCCGTCGTGTTGCCACGATAGACACGGGATCGACACGAAGCATTATCAGCGCGGACATCGCCAGTCAGATCAAAACAGATTCGAATCATCTAAAGGTTGGAGTTAAAATTCTCCTAGCTGACGGTTCAAATACAAACGTATCGCAGGCGATGGCAGTGGAGATACTGCTGGGACAAACACGCACGTATATTGTGACGCTGGTGATGCCCAACGTGATGGACGACGTTCTTTTAGGCTTGGATTTCTTGCGTCGGACCAGAGCGGTGCTTCATGTCGGCCCAAACCATCTGTGTTTGTTTCCGTTGCCATTTGAACGTAGGTCTTGGCAGGCAGGCGACAGAATCGAGTCTCGTCCAAATGCAATGGATCTGGCAAAAAAAAGAGCCGTCAGCTGGTTGGCACTAGAGGAGACGATTCCCAAGGACAATAGTTACAAGCGCATGGTACAGAATAAGGCATCAATCGCGACATGGGACAGCAGTTCCATCTGCGAAACACCTGCAGAGGAGGATTGGGTGGTAGCACCCACAGATTGGTGGGTAACCACACCGGACCGACGCCTCCCATCGATGCTAATCGAATTCGTTCTCAACCATATCGAAATGGGTGGAATTCAACGCAGACGTTTTAGGCGACAAGTGGATGGCAGCGTATTTCGCGTATGTATCTCTGCCGCCGGCAGGGTAATCATTTATCCTCGTTAG
- the Hel89B gene encoding TATA-binding protein-associated factor 172 encodes MTSRLDRLFILLESGSTAATRHAAAKQIGEVQKLYPHELHALLNRLVGYLHSTSWETRIAAAQSVEAILKQVPPWQPELQLASIHFKKERTASDATEEDSCQSNASSSTTITPCSERLLSFDEFDLQQILQKGARLIGSEGNEFDVQEEQPASGGAAEDHSVAARLTRQRALLNDKLGLTTAAKLGVNLTDMITDEDVALQRTGTSYNVNAEKLPVEQILHINQANGGGAAGISAAGQRLSCREMNRAKRKARQGSATAASTVTPTCSRRNSTAGIGAGSNSSSGGSSCSNNNNNNNNGNSTTDEPEKKKLKANDRHEIFYNLNAAVPDATGTWVDAVSWPLENFCARLFIDLFHAKWEVRHGAATALRQLINLHGNGAGKCVQQSPEQMHEAHGRWLEDAAIRLLCVLCLDRFGDFVSDQVVAPVRETCAQVLGTLVKAIDEPKVHRIVDILLLLIRHKNEWEVRHGGLLGLKYVFVVREELLPIYLPKSISDILPGLLDAVDDVGAVAAATLIPVAMWLPKLLNATQVSSIVKMLWDLLLDQDELTSACNSFMGLLAAILCLPQAASWIQMEPIGTLVPRLFPFLSHSTSSVRRSTLKTLLTLTSGGEAEAKREPISAKLELEQATDSANGVQNSLKLNFGVVDWNWQLLQQGLRHIYQRILVEPQADIQTLAHQVWSNLIEHAGLGALLHAACPYVSSWICLAMQPPRLAFDPAVLIRGSGGASDVAAVSAGSTRRRNLRMGDDLGGVALAHSNAMQKLYLGGSEATPLELREANFMRARITASRALGALSHYLVQPAPGVLYTPQMESPTDCYTKVLLGHLNAHSAVQRIVCGLIIAFWALEDEPVRPGPPNLQEKLHQCVSEYFYYDEVATSLTRLLQEAQDFIATLKQNKIPINDFNNAKILTLDQIEAVATTLSDNLRSYALKPKVLDTLLERRRSLQASYQQTTSEQGAYHVSAQAALAGAICALHCLPDKLNPVVKPLMESIKREQCVPLQQLSADFLVHLMEQVCDRNPSPNSKILNNLCTLLRSDTDHTPKLLMPSRTFLATRSSTSVSVHDTCDYYGILTLKQQQATGGSSGGGGGGAGTRAGGTALMPTPRGPGRPPASEALAAAVAAAASKEISTQQIKEAEARQCRIQRLGAACAIAKLCSSFGDRIVEKVPIFQQLMFGKLEQFVTSMDVEKLSSTLPELTPCNDLISSLQLIETAAPHLHVALHEQLFALLPHLGFILRHPLKVLRHMAARCFAALAEIDACRTMQFVVAEVLGLLLKIERPIERQGAVEAIERVVNRLQIRVVPFIVLLVVPLLGAMSDPDESVRLLATHSFATLIQLMPLDGAANAKTAPQLKGEPLEERKTRDREFLDYLFAPKTIPDYNVPVALSVELRGYQQAGINWLWFLNKYNLHGILCDDMGLGKTLQTICILAGDHVQRQKAKLAPLPSLVICPPTLTGHWVYEVEKFLAQSPVLKPLHYFGFPIGREKLRSQIGTSCNLVVASYDTIRKDIDFFSGIHFNYCVLDEGHIIKNGKTKSSKAIKQLKANHRLILSGTPIQNNVLELWSLFDFLMPGFLGTEKQFIQRYSRPILASRDGKSSPKEQEAGVLAMEALHRQVLPFLLRRVKEDVLTDLPPKITQDLLCELSPLQLRLYEDFSNKHLKDCLDKLDDTENLGTKTHIFQALRYLQNVCNHPKLVLRQSGDELTNVAAQLALSNSTLDDIEHSAKLPALKQLLLDCGIGVQTESVSQHRALIFCQLKAMLDIVEHDLLRKHLPSVTYLRLDGSVPASLRQDIVNNFNSDPSIDVLLLTTLVGGLGLNLTGADTVIFVEHDWNPMKDLQAMDRAHRIGQKKVVNVYRLITRNSLEEKIMSLQKFKILTANTVVSADNASLQTMGTSQIFDLFNGGNKASNSGAAAATAAGGSGGMSMNTIIENLPELWSEHQYEEEYDLGNFVQALKK; translated from the exons ATGACATCTCG ACTCGACCGTCTTTTCATACTACTCGAGTCGGGATCCACGGCAGCCACGCGCCATGCGGCGGCCAAGCAAATTGGTGAGGTGCAAAAGCTATATCCACACGAATTGCATGCCTTGCTCAATCGACTCGTGGGATATTTGCACAGTACGTCGTGGGAGACGCGCATTGCCGCCGCGCAGTCGGTGGAAGCAATACTAAAGCAGGTGCCGCCATGGCAGCCCGAACTGCAATTAGCTTCAATACATTTTAAGAAAGAGCGCACGGCCAGCGATGCCACTGAGGAGGACAGCTGCCAATCGAATGCCTCTTCATCTACCACCATAACGCCGTGCAGCGAGCGATTGCTTAGCTTTGATGAGTTCGATTTACAGCAGATTTTGCAAAAAGGCGCCCGTCTGATCGGCTCCGAGGGCAACGAATTCGATGTGCAGGAGGAGCAGCCGGCCAGTGGTGGCGCTGCCGAGGATCACAGTGTGGCTGCTCGACTGACTCGCCAGCGTGCGCTGCTCAATGATAAGCTGGGACTCACCACTGCCGCCAAGCTGGGCGTCAATTTGACTGACATGATCACCGACGAGGATGTGGCCCTGCAGCGTACTGGCACCAGCTACAATGTGAATGCCGAGAAACTGCCTGTGGAGCAAATACTACACATCAATCAGGCCAATGGAGGAGGAGCAGCTGGTATCAGTGCTGCAGGCCAGCGGCTCAGCTGCCGCGAAATGAATCGCGCTAAGCGCAAAGCACGTCAAGGCAGCGCCACTGCTGCCTCCACAGTCACGCCCACTTGCAGTCGCCGAAACTCAACAGCTGGCATCGGtgccggcagcaacagcagcagcggcggcagcagctgcagcaacaacaacaacaacaacaacaatggcaacagcacAACTGATGAGCCAGAGAAGAAGAAATTGAAGGCAAACGACAGACACGAGATTTTCTACAACTTGAACG CCGCTGTGCCAGATGCAACAGGCACATGGGTCGATGCTGTCTCCTGGCCGCTGGAGAATTTTTGTGCGCGCCTCTTTATTGATCTCTTTCACGCCAAATGGGAGGTGCGTCATGGGGCGGCCACTGCGTTGCGTCAGCTCATCAACCTGCATGGCAACGGAGCGGGCAAGTGTGTGCAGCAGAGTCCCGAGCAAATGCACGAGGCGCACGGCCGATGGCTGGAGGATGCGGCAATACGATTGCTTTGTGTGCTATGCCTCGATAGATTCGGAGACTTTGTCTCCGATCAGGTAGTGGCGCCGGTGCGCGAGACCTGTGCCCAAGTGCTGGGCACCCTGGTCAAAGCCATCGATGAGCCCAAGGTTCATCGCATCGTGGACATTTTGCTGCTCCTGATACGACACAAAAACGAGTGGGAAGTGCGCCATGGCGGTTTGCTAGGCCTGAAGTATGTGTTTGTGGTGCGCGAGGAGCTTTTGCCCATTTACCTGCCCAAATCGATATCGGACATACTGCCAGGCCTGCTGGATGCTGTCGATGACGTCGGCGCGGTGGCGGCAGCGACATTAATCCCAGTTGCAATGTGGCTACCCAAGCTGCTTAATGCCACGCAGGTGTCATCAATTGTGAAAATGCTGTGGGATTTGCTGCTCGATCAAGATGAGCTGACTTCGGCCTGCAACAGCTTTATGGGCCTACTGGCGGCCATATTGTGCCTGCCACAGGCAGCCAGCTGGATTCAAATGGAGCCAATAGGCACGCTGGTGCCACGCCTGTTTCCCTTCCTCTCGCACAGCACCAGCTCAGTGCGACGCTCGACACTCAAGACGCTGCTCACATTAACAAGCGGTGGCGAGGCTGAGGCCAAACGGGAGCCAATCAGTGCCAAATTGGAGTTGGAGCAGGCAACTGACAGTGCCAATGGCGTGCAGAATTCTTTGAAGCTGAACTTTGGCGTTGTAGATTGGAACTGGCAGTTGCTGCAGCAGGGCCTGCGGCATATCTATCAACGCATTCTGGTGGAGCCGCAGGCGGATATACAGACCCTGGCGCATCAGGTCTGGTCAAATCTCATTGAGCACGCTGGGTTGGGAGCACTACTGCACGCTGCCTGCCCGTATGTATCATCCTGGATATGCCTGGCCATGCAGCCGCCACGTCTCGCCTTTGATCCGGCCGTGCTCATCAGAGGAAGTGGTGGCGCCAGCGATGTAGCCGCCGTATCAGCGGGGAGTACCCGTCGCCGTAACCTGCGCATGGGCGACGATCTGGGTGGCGTTGCATTGGCTCACTCGAATGCCATGCAGAAGTTGTATTTGGGCGGCAGTGAGGCAACACCACTGGAGCTGCGTGAGGCGAACTTTATGCGCGCCCGCATCACGGCATCGCGAGCGTTGGGTGCTCTCTCGCATTACCTGGTGCAGCCGGCACCGGGCGTTCTCTATACACCGCAGATGGAGAGTCCCACAGATTGCTATACCAAGGTGCTGCTAGGCCACTTGAATGCCCATTCGGCGGTTCAGCGGATTGTGTGTGGCCTTATAATTGCATTCTGGGCACTCGAGGATGAGCCGGTGCGACCGGGACCTCCAAATCTGCAGGAGAAGCTGCATCAGTGTGTGTCAgagtatttttattatgaCGAGGTGGCCACGTCGCTAACACGACTGCTGCAGGAGGCGCAGGACTTTATAGCAACGCTGAAGCAAAACAAGATACCCATTAACGACTTCAATAATGCGAAGATTCTTACGCTTGACCAGATCGAGGCAGTGGCCACCACACTCAGTGACAATCTGCGCAGCTATGCGCTCAAGCCAAAGGTGCTGGATACGCTCCTGGAGCGTAGGCGCAGCCTGCAGGCCTCGTATCAACAAACGACCAGTGAACAAGGCGCCTATCATGTCAGCGCCCAGGCAGCATTGGCCGGTGCTATTTGTGCGCTGCACTGTCTGCCAGACAAATTGAATCCTGTTGTCAAGCCGCTCATGGAGTCGATCAAGCGGGAACAGTGCGTCCCACTGCAGCAATTGTCTGCTGACTTTTTGGTGCATCTTATGGAACAAGTTTGTGATAGAAATCCTAGTCCCAATagtaaaattttaaacaatctGTGCACCCTGCTGCGTAGCGATACAGATCACACGCCGAAGCTG TTGATGCCGTCGCGTACGTTCCTAGCGACACGTTCCAGTACCTCTGTCAGTGTCCATGACACCTGCGACTATTATGGCATCCTGACGCTCAAGCAGCAACAGGCGACGggtggcagcagcggcggcggcggaggcggAGCAGGCACAAGAGCTGGCGGCACGGCTCTAATGCCAACGCCTAGGGGGCCCGGCAGACCGCCAGCAAGTGAAGCCTTGGCTGCTGCAGTAGCGGCTGCAGCTAGTAAAGAGATCAGCACTCAACAGATCAAAGAGGCTGAGGCGCGACAGTGTCGCATACAGAGATTGGGCGCAGCTTGCGCCATTGCCAAGCTCTGCAGCTCATTTGGGGATCGCATTGTAGAGAAGGTGCCCATCTTTCAGCAGCTGATGTTTGGCAAACTGGAGCAGTTTGTCACCAGCATGGATGTAGAGAAGCTATCCAGTACGCTGCCTGAGCTGACGCCATGCAATGATCTGATTAGCTCGTTGCAACTAATCGAAACGGCAGCGCCGCATTTGCACGTGGCGCTACATGAACAGCTTTTTGCACTGCTGCCACACCTTGGCTTCATATTGCGGCATCCGTTGAAGGTATTGCGCCACATGGCAGCTCGTTGCTTTGCTGCCCTGGCTGAGATTGATGCGTGCCGTACCATGCAGTTTGTGGTAGCAGAGGTGCTTGGACTGCTACTCAAGATTGAGCGACCCATAGAACGGCAGGGAGCTGTGGAGGCCATTGAGCGAGTGGTTAATCGACTTCAAATCCGTGTTGTGCCATTTATTGTGCTACTCGTGGTGCCGCTGCTGGGCGCAATGAGCGATCCAGATGAATCAGTACGTCTGCTGGCCACCCACTCGTTTGCCACACTCATTCAACTGATGCCACTGGACGGTGCCGCCAATGCAAAGACAGCACCACAGCTCAAGGGCGAACCTTTAGAGGAACGCAAGACACGAGATCGTGAGTTCCTCGATTATCTGTTTGCGCCCAAGACGATACCGGACTATAATGTGCCAGTTGCGCTCAGTGTGGAGCTGCGCGGCTATCAACAGGCGGGCATCAACTGGCTGTGGTTCCTTAACAAGTATAATCTGCATGGCATTCTCTGCGATGACATGGGCCTGGGAAAGACGCTCCAAACCATCTGCATATTGGCCGGCGATCATGTGCAGCGCCAAAAGGCCAAGCTGGCCCCATTGCCCAGCCTAGTCATCTGTCCACCAACACTCACCGGTCACTGGGTGTATGAGGTGGAAAAGTTTCTGGCACAGTCACCAGTGTTAAAGCCCTTACACTATTTCGGTTTTCCCATTGGACGCGAGAAGCTACGCAGTCAAATTGGCACCAGTTGCAACCTGGTAGTCGCTTCCTACGATACCATACGTAAGGACATCGACTTTTTCAGTGGCATTCATTTCAACTACTGTGTGCTGGACGAGGGGCATATCATAAAGAATGGAAAGACAAAAAGTTCTAAGGCCATCAAGCAGCTAAAGGCCAACCATAGGCTAATCCTGTCAGGCACGCCCATACAGAACAATGTGCTGGAGCTATGGTCGCTGTTTGATTTCCTAATGCCTGGCTTTTTGGGAACCGAGAAACAGTTCATTCAACGTTATTCGCGACCCATTTTGGCCTCACGGGATGGCAAAAGCTCGCCCAAGGAGCAGGAGGCCGGTGTGCTGGCCATGGAAGCCCTGCACCGCCAAGTGCTGCCATTCCTACTGCGTCGCGTCAAAGAGGATGTGCTCACGGATCTCCCGCCCAAAATCACTCAGGATCTGCTATGCGAACTGAGTCCTCTGCAGTTGCGCCTCTACGAAGACTTTAGCAATAAACACTTGAAAGACTGTTTGGATAAGTTGGACGATACGGAGAATCTCGGTACCAAAACGCACATCTTCCAGGCACTACGTTATCTGCAGAACGTTTGTAATCATCCCAAGCTGGTGCTGCGTCAATCCGGCGATGAGCTGACCAATGTTGCTGCGCAGCTGGCACTCAGTAATAGCACCCTTGACGATATTGAGCACTCGGCCAAATTGCCAGCTCTTAA GCAACTGCTTTTAGACTGCGGCATTGGTGTCCAAACggagtcagtcagtcagcatCGGGCGCTTATATTTTGTCAGCTGAAGGCCATGCTGGACATTGTGGAGCACGATCTGTTGCGCAAACATTTGCCCAGCGTTACGTATCTGCGCCTGGACGGCAGCGTGCCAGCCTCCTTGCGTCAGGACATTGTGAACAACTTCAACAGTGATCCCAGCATCGATGTGCTGCTACTAACCACTTTG GTGGGCGGCTTGGGCCTAAATCTTACCGGTGCCGATACTGTCATCTTTGTGGAGCACGACTGGAATCCCATGAAGGATCTGCAGGCCATGGATCGTGCCCATCGTATTGGACAAAAGAAGGTGGTCAATGTATATCGCCTGATTACGCGCAACTCGCTCGAGGAGAAGATTATGAGCCTGCAAAAGTTTAAGATACTCACCGCCAATACGGTAGTGAGTGCCGACAATGCCTCACTTCAGACCATGGGCACCTCACAAATCTTCGATCTGTTTAATGGCGGAAATAAGGCCAGTAACagcggagcagcagcagcaacagccgctggTGGCAGTGGTGGCATGTCCATGAATACAATCATTGAGAATTTGCCGGAGCTTTGGTCCGAGCATCAGTATGAGGAGGAATACGATCTGGGCAACTTTGTGCAAGCCCTAAAGAAGTGA